The Pseudomonas sp. KU26590 genomic sequence AAGCTCGCGGGTGCCGCCGAGCTCGAAGCTGTCAGCGGACTCGTTCCTGCGGTTACGGAAAATGGCGAAGCGCATTCCTAGCCGGTCGAGGCGTTTGATTTCAGCGTCGAACCCGTCCAGTGTGGCTCTTAACGCCTTGAAGGCTTCCCAGACCTGACCTGACTCAATCAGCCGTTTGTGGACTCGGCCGAATTTTTTTGCCAGCGATCCTGACAGCAAGATAGTGGTCAATGGGGAATGCTGACTCGGTGCAGCGCGCATGATTTCTCCAGGCAGAAAAAACCGCCCGGAGGCGGTTGAATGAGTAGTGAGCATGAGCAGAGGCAGCTTCCTCCCGGCGTACAAATACCGAATGAACGGGGTGATATCGCAGTTACGACTTGATCGGCGTCGGGGTCAGCTCAGCACTGACCCGTTCTGGTAGCGAGAACATGGCCCCGGTTGCCGGATCGACAATCAGCATCCCGATGATCCCTCCAAAAACGATGTTCCCCCAGTACCAACCGTCGATGCCGGAGTTGAGCATTTGCGTGCTCGGCGCGTAGCCATCCTTGCGGTAGGTGACGGTGTAGGCCTCGCCATCGAAATAGCCTGCTCCCGAATCCAGCATGATTTGGTCTGGCGTCTGTCCCGCATGAATCTGAAAACCGTTTTGATCAGTGATTTTATAGGACGCCCCTGAGGGGCTTGAGTGGATGGCGACCGGGTATTTCGACTCACTGATGATGCTCGCGCAGCCGGTTGTGGCTAACGCGGCGATAGCGAGGAGTGAGGCTTTGAGGGGGGTTAAGCGCATTTTGCAACTCCGTTGCTCTGTAATTTCCGAGCAAGGATTTTACGCCGTCGGCCTTGCGAGAAAAATAGCCGCGGCTGCTCGCGAAGCCATAGAAACCTGGGTCTACGACTAATTCCTACAAATTGCATTGGCCGTAGGACCTAACCAGGCGGTTCGAATCTATGATGTCTCGGTTTTTTAAAACCGAGGTCGCTCCGGGTCGATGAAGTCTGGAATATCCGACCGGTTCGGGTATCCTCCTCCGCTTTCAAAGCCGATGGAGAAATTTTCATGGACGGATGGGTGATAAATCCGCAATGGTGGCTGAGCACTGCTGTTGCAGCAGTAATGGGGGCGGTCATGCCGTTCCTCTACAGAAGTTGTCGACTCGGATTGAAGCGTCTAATGGTTGGCGCCCAAGGAAGGATTCGATCGATCTACCGCAACAGAAAGTGTCAGCGTTTGAAGCGGATCAAGGCAATTAGATTTGATAGCGTGGCCATCAATCGACAGATCACTCTAAGTTCGGCCCTCCTAGTCCTCTTTATTACGACGGGGGTTGCGACGATAGCTGCGATCATCAATCTGCCGATGGAAATTCAGCGCAGCTACTCCATGACAGTCTTGATAGGACTGGTTCTTGCAATCCCCGCTCTTCTGTTTGAATTTGCCTGGCTTACCAGTTCATCCCGCTTAGATGATGTTATGAAAAGCAGGAAATTGATTCGCCAATCAAGGCGCGGGTTATACTAGACGCGATTCGAAAAAGCTTATTTTCCATAGCCGCTCTATTCGTTTTTAGTCATACCAAGGCTGCAGGTGTGATCTAAGCCCTTCATAGATACAAGCGTCAAGATCCGTGATGCGGCTTGATCAAGTACACAGGTAAATGTTTTGTGCAATCTGCAACCGAGACCATCAACCGTAATGGTCAAACTCGAAGGTCGTGAGCTCAACCCGTCATTTAGATCCTTTGACCGCGTCCGCCGTTGCCTTGATGACCTCTTTCATCATCTCAGCACTCAAAGGAAGAGGCGCTAAATCGTCGTCTTGCTCTGGCTTGGGCCGGTGATGGAAATACCGCAATAACGCGATCAAAAGCAATGTCGGGACAGTAGAAAGCGAGACGACAATAGGTATGTCGCCAGTGGTGTGGGGCCTGACTGAGGAAAAGAAATACCAAAATCCGACCGTTACACGAATGTTACCTATGAACACAAACGCAAGTAAGGCTAAGTAGAAAACTAAAACTAAGACGATGGTTACAGTGGTCAACCTCTTTTCCCACCGGAAACGCCAAGCTTCTTTTCTCAGGTAATCGCTGATTAACCCCGGATTCTCTACCTCGCCGCCGGCCAAATCATCACTATTATCGATCATAGAAGACCAATTGCCTTTAACCTAAATTCCATAGCAGCAGTTGAAACTCCAAATGCTCTGGCAAGCCTCGAAATGTCAGTGACCCTTTGCTCAAGGACCATGTGCTTGACAAGTGCCGCAGGCATAAGCAGAGCAGCTGCGAACTTATTAGCAGCCACTTCCTTAGGATCGTGAGAGCGGGCACTGAAATGTGTTGACGTATCACGGGGTGCATCTAGATCACCATATACGTGATGGCCAATCTCGTGGGCCACCGTAAAACGTTTCCGCACGTCAGGATCTAGAGAGCTATACACAATCAGCGGCCTTCCCTCGCGATAGGAATAATGACCACACTCGCCCGATGCTAGTATTCGTCCCGAGCCGAACGGTTGGGAGGCTTTGACCTCGATACCCATTTTTCGAGCAATTACGAATGGGTTCACAGGGAGCTGACCATCCCAATGAGACTGAAGGACGTCGTTTGCAGTGCGATGCTCCATACGGCCTCCTGATTCGCTGAACTGTTACTCAAAAATGAGGCGCGAGTCTGCCGAAGTCAAGTGGGGCTGTCAAATTAGACTTGACACAAAACCGGTGCAATTGTAGATCCGTCCGCGCTGGTCACCCGGCTAGCAGATTCTCCCTAAGAGCGAGGCTCAGCGACGCCAGCTACTCACGATCTATCTTCACGCGTAGCATGGAATTTTCGATGCCGCATGTTTCTATCCTTCGGCCTTGCTGCTGCTCAACGCTTTGCTTTCTTTTGCCTGAGGATCAGGCGTGTTCTGTCATGCCATGGCCCGCCAAACACGACGATCTCCGACGGCCTGCCGTACATGTGATGGAGCATAAACGGCCCGGCGCCGTGAACATCAGCAGGTTCGCCAGGCAAGGCCGCATCGGCCCCTAGATAGATGCCAGCATGGTTCGGGTGCTTCGTCCGCCCTACTTCCATCACGATCATGTCGCCGCGCTGCGGCGAACCCACACGCTCAAACCCCGCCGCCTCGTAAGCCTGCTCATAAAGACTCGGCCCATCCGCCTGCTCCCACCAACCGTCCTCACGCTTGAAATCCTGAAACTCCAGCCCCCATTCGCGCTTGTACCAGTCAGCACAAACCTGCCAGCAATCCCAAGCCCCATGCACAAACGGCCGGCCCAGCAGCGGCGTATTTCCGGTGGGGACGATCGTGCGCCAGTCCCCCTCCGGCCAACTGAGGATGTGCCAAGGCAACTCCGTGGCCTCGCACATCGCCAGGTCGCGCGGCGACGGCCGGCTGGTCGCATCGGGGTGCGAGTGAACGATGCCGATCACCTCGCCTATGTCCTCGGCCGCCGCGTAGTCCTCCGGCGCGATCCGGAACTCTTCGTTCGGGTCCGTCGCCGTGTTCTGGCAGGCGATATACCGATACCCCCGGCCGACCGCCGCAAGCACGCCGCAGCACTCGCGCGGGTATTCGGCAGCCGCATGCGCCTGCACCGCCTTGAGGATGTGTTGGCGCATGTCAGCTCCGGGCGATGAGTGAGACGGCCGGGAAGCCGCCGAAGGGAAGTTCGTTGTTCGCGCCCCAGCGCGGCTCGCAGCCGGTGGTAAGCAGGCCGTTGCACTCGTCGTGCTCAGGGTTATCCGTGGGTTTGCCGTCCATATCGAAGTACGGACCGGTGTAGCCGCAGTCAGGTCCGCGATATCCCCCGGTCAGGCACCAGTGGCACAGCGTGGTCATCTGCCGTCCGATCGACTCGCCACCCACATCACCCGGGCTGGCCAACTCCCACGAAACTGTCTCGCCATCCTCGTTGACCTTCTGGTCGATGTACCAGACCTCAATCGATTCCTGGGTGGGATCGGCCTCGGCGTTGCCGGCCGGGAAGTTCGCCGCATCGATGTAGCGCGCCAGGGTGTGGCGCATGGTCAGCTTGAACTGGAGCAGGTCGTCGAAAGCGAGACACAGCGCGGTGATCCGTCCGTTGACGTTGCCGACGGAGAGCGTCGGGCGCACGGCGGTGCCGTCGCCGTTCGCCTCTATGCCGTCAATCTGCATTGGCCAGGCGCCGTACTCCTCGCCCTGCCACCAGATCGACTTCGCGGGAAGCTGATCGGCATCGACGCCGGCCGCCTGTAACTCTTCGGGACTGTGCGGAATGGAATGGCCGTGGAAGCGCAGAACGTCCGCCCCGTAGTCCGAACCGTCCAGCTCAAACAGCAGCACCTCGCTGCCAGGTTCCAGCACCTGCAGGTCGCTGATCAAGGGCATGTTGATTCCTCAAGGGTGGAAGGCTTGCTCGAATGTGGCGGTGACCTTGAACTGGCCGCCGCCGATGGGCGTTGGCGCGGCCTTTTCGCAGGTGTAAAGCCCGAGCTCGCCGAGAGGGTTGGTCCACAAGAACGCTTTGGCGCCGCCGTGACGGCTGAGAAACGCCATGATTTTCGCGGTGGTCGCTTTGGTGCCTGTGTGCGTGATCGGGAACGACTGTTCCTTGTTGTTCGGGCCATCGCCCGCAACCTGCTTGTAGCCATTGCCGAACTGGGATTTGCGGGTGCGCCAGCTGATGTCCGGCGTATCGCCAAACTGGGTCGGCCAGGTGAACGTCTCAATGGCCATGTTAGGTCCTCGACTGCCGGAAGCTCACGCCGCCGGGCCGCCAGGAATCGGCGACGGCCTTCTCGGCGGCCTGTTTGATTTGTGTCTGAAGGTTCTGCGCAAGCGCGGTCTGATCCAGCTCCATACCTTCCGAGCTGCGGTCATCGGTGACCACGCTGACCGGCGCGTTGATCTGGATCGTTGACCCGCCCCCGCCGACTGAGCGAATCCCGAGCGCGCCACTGCTGGTTCTGGTCAAGGGCACGATGGCTTCCGGGCCCGCTTCGCCCATGACGCCTTTGCCGCCGCCAGCCATGCCGAACGCGGTTGGTGAGCTGACAATGCCGTTGCTGAACGCTCCGCCCTTGGCGAACATCTGCACGCCATCCAACCAAGCGCCGCCCTTGGCCTGGGGAAAATAAGCCGATGAATACCCGGCTTGGCTGGCTCCCAGCGATTGAGCGCCCGCGCCGCCCGCGCCGCCGCTGAGGTAACTCATTCCGGCCCCGACCAATGAGCCGAGCAGCGAGGACGCCGCCTGCCGGGTCGCGATGCGCGCCATGTCGGCGAGGATGGACTTGGCGAAGTCCGAGAACGACAGCTTGCCGGTCAGCGCGAAGTTGACCACTGCGTCTTCCATGGCGCTGAAGGCATTGGTGAACAGACTCTTGGTCTGCCCGGCAACGTTCCGGGCGCTGTCGAGGTAGTTTTCCCAGGCTGACGTGGCGCCCTTGGTCCAGTCGCCCTGCGCGGCTTCGACATCGGCGTAGTTCTGGCGGATCTGGTCAGTGGCTTTTTTGTTGGCGTCAGCCAGGGCCTGAGACTTCTTCGCGTACTCATCGTCCGACATGGCGCGAGAGGGATCGGACCGTTGATTCTCCAAAGCCAGCGCCTGCTGGGCGAACCGGTCTTGCTGGCTGTTCAGCTCACCGTCCAGCGCGTTCTGGCGATCGCCGCGGCCCACACCTACGACGGCGCGTTGACCCGCGAGCGCGAGCGCTTTTTGCTGCTGTCCCAGCGCCTGAACGTAGGCATCGACCGAGCGCGTTTGCTTCGCCAGCCTGCCTTCCTCCTTGGTCGCCAGGACCGTGAGGTGGGAGTCCGCATCCTTCTGAGCCTTGACCATATTGGTGCGAGCGTCGGCGATCTTCTGGTCCAGCTGGATGCGCTGCTGAGCGGTGGTCGAGGATTTCCCGCGTGCTGACTCAAGGGCGGCGATCTCGGCTTCATACGCCGCCGTCACGTCGCCCTTTTGCTGCTCGGCGATCGCGATACGCTTGCTGCTGTAAGACTCCGCAGACACCAGGCCGGCCTTCTGCGCCGCTTCCAGTTCTTTCCCCAGGTTCTGGTAGTAACCGGTGATCGACTTCAGGCGGTTCTGAGCATCGTTGAACCCGGTCAGGTCCGGCTGAGTGGCCTGGGCTTTCGGGTCTTTGTACTGTCCGTTGAGATAAGCGACGTTCTTGTCGATCGCCGACTGCGCCAGCCGCGGGTCGTTCGGATCCGTCTCACGGATGGCGTCGAGCGACTTCTTGTATTCCTGCAGGGCCTCGGTGCGCCGTTGCTCGTTCGTCAGCGATGATTTCGTCAGGGCATCGACCTTGCCCATCGCAGCGATTGAGTCCTGCTCCAGCTTCGCTTGTTTGCCCAGGTATTCGGTCCGGGAGGCCTCGGCATCGCGCTGCAGGACCAGGTAATTGAGCTGGGATTGGCGAAACTCGACAAGGGCATCCTTGGACGTTTTGGACTGAAACAGACCATCCATGCTCTGCGCTTCGAGAAGACTCGCCTTTGCGTTCTGGATATCCGAGTCGAGGTCCCGCCGGCCGAGATTTTTTAGCGTGTCGGCGGCCTTTGCCACCTTCAGGTAGGCGCGCTCCCAGATGCTCAGGTTCTCGAGGATCTTAGGGGTACGCTCGTTGATCGCGTCTGCGTACTGCTCGGTCGCAAGTTTGACGGCGCCGGCGTGGTCGCCCTGCTCTTCCAGCGCGGCAATCTGCGAGTAAACGGAGGCCGTCAGATAGTGGTATTGCTCGTTAAGCGCGGCGGAGGCTTTGACCGGGTCGTCTGCCAGCTTCACAAACTCGGCGACGGTCTCGTTGACTGCGGCGCCGGTCGCCTCCTGCATGCCGACAGCGGCCTGGGTGATCGCGCCGAAACTTTCCCCTGCGATCTTGCCATTGCCCGCCAGCGTGGCAAGCACTTCGGCCGCGGCGCCGGTGGTGCCCACGATTGCGCTGACCTGCCGAGCGAGCGCGCCCAGCTGCCCCGCACTGACCCGCCGCATGGCCGGTCGTGATCAGTGACTGATTGAACTGGTTGGCCTCTTCAGCACCCTTGTAGTAGGCAATGCCCAGCGTAGCCACCACTCCGCCCACTGCAGCGATGGGCGCGAGCATGCCGGCCAGGCGCAAGGCTGAAGCACCGGCGCTTGTGCCAATTTCCAGTAAGTTGTGCGCCGCAACACGGAAGTCGCCCTCCGCCAACGCGTTGCCCAACTGGAGCACACTTTCCCGCGCACGTTTGGTCTTGAGGCTGAACGTCGAGGTTTCATCGCCCAGCCCTTTGATCCTCTGCCGCGCGGCATCAATGTCGGCCGAATAAGTCTTGAACTCGTCCTCGCCAATGGTCCCGGCCTTGCGATGTTTGTTCAGTTGCTCTTGCTGGTCATCGAGCTTTTGCAGTGCAGCCATGGCCGGGCTGATCTTGCCCAACAGCGCCTGCAATCCTTCAGCCTGAACACCCGTGGCGGCAGCGGCGTCTTTGGCCGACCGGGCGGCCTGTTGGTTGGTGCCTACCAGCGCGTCCGATTCGGCCTGAAGGCGCTTTTGCAGCGCAGCCAGGCTCGCGGTCGAATCTCGACTCGCGTCCATCGCGGTAGCAGTGCCAGTCACGCTGGTGGTCAGCCGCTGGTAATACTCGCTGTTCTTCAGCGACGCAGTGGCGGTCTCGATCAGTCGCGCCTTCGCATCAGCCGTCGCCTGCGCCGCCCGGGCCTCGGCTTCGGCCAGCTTGTCTGCCGCATCGGCAGTCTTTTTGAAGCCGGCAGTGACGTCGTCGGCGGCTTTCTCGGCCTTGTTGCCGGCCTCCGTCAATTTATCCAGATCGGTCGCGGCCTGGAGGGCATCACCGGAGTCAACCGCGATACCCAGTTCAGCGATTGTTCCCGACATGCGTGCTCCGCTATTTCGATTCGCTCATGACGAGCAACGCCTCGGCCTCCATCACCTGAAGGTCCGGAAAAAGCGTCGCCGTCTGTTTTTTGCTGAAGCCGAGGAAGGTGGCCACGTCGCCGATGACGCCGTAGTCCAGGCCAACGGCGCCGCCGAAGCCGGTGCGCCATTGTGTGGACAGCGCGTTGAACGTCACGAAGGCCGGCCAGGCATCGGGAAAGACCCCGAACTCTTCATCCGGAACATCGGCGCGCGTCAGCCCGAAAGCCGCAAGATCGGCGTCGGATGGCCCGGCCTCGTACATCAGGCGCGCGACCGTTCTCAGTTTCCCAGGCGGGCTACCGCGAAAGCATTCTGGTAAGCCGTGACGATGGCATCGCCGGCGCCGGCGGAGGTCTCCACCAGTGCGCGAACCGCGTCAGGCGTGAACGAGTCGTCGAAGCCCCAGCCCACGACCAACTCGCTGACCTGCTCGATCTGTCGCTCGATGTGGGCGTCGGTGATGTCGATCAACGTGACCTCGTCGCCCTTCTGCTTGAAGCGCTCTTGATCACGCTCTGCGGCCTGCTGCCAGCCGGCAAACAGCTTCGCCAATGCTTTGCGATCGCGGTATCTGAACTCGAATGACACCTTGATCGTGGTGCCACCGACGCGGGGGATCTCGACGTCCGCTTTGAACGTCGCGGCTTGGGCAATCTTGAACCTGGTGGCCATGGATCAAGCCCCCTTGTAACGCGTCGGGCGGGACGCCAACGACAGAGTGATGACCCGAGCCATGACGTTGTTGCGGGTGAGCGTCGGGGTCGGCGTGATCGACACGTAGGCGTTGTAGTAAATGGTCGCACCGTTCGGCAGGGTCAAACGAAGCACGCGCGGCTCGCGATCGTCATCCGCAGCCTCGACAGGTGCCACGTACGGCAGGCTATCGTCATCGGCGACGGTAAGGGTCAGGGTGATGGGGTTCTTGGTGGTTGGCAGCTGGCGATCGTCCGACTCTTCCAGAAAACCGAACGTCGCAAACTGCTGTTCCCCGCCCGAACTGTTGTTGTCGGTGACCTGGCTGATTTGCGCCCACCCGGTTGCCGCTCGAACCGCACCGATGCCCGACCCGGCTGTGTACACAGTGGTTTTCGTGGTGTCGATGCCTTCCAGCGTGAGGGCGTCATCGGTGGAGGCTGCGACACGTACGACCTTGTCGTTGAGACGGGTCCAGCCGGACGTCACAACCAGCACGTCTCCGTCCTTGAATCCGTGGCCGGGCGCAGTGACCTCCGGCGGTTTGGCGTTGGTAATCGCGGTGAAGTCTGTCGGCGGGCTGTTTGTGGCGGCAATCTCGAAGATCGCGCCGTTGGGAAGAATCGCGCTCATTGGGTTTTATCCTCGTGCAGAAATGAAAAACCCCGCACGCGGCGAGGTTGAGATGTGCCCCATGGGCGATTAGTCGGCGTCGGCCCGGTACTGGAACGACGCGGACACGGCGAGCGTGTTGTCAGCCTGGACGGCAGGGCCCGGCTCAACGGGGGTCAGCACCATGACCCTGAAGTCGGCTTGGCTCAGGCGCAGGTACACGGGAAACAGATCGGCGAGCTCGTCCGCCAGTCCTTCCGCATCACCGGCGCCGTTGCCGGCGGGCGTGATGATGTTGACTTGAAACACGCCGGTATAGACGCGGTGGTCGCCGGCCAGCGTGTTGGCGCTCGTGCCGGCAGGCAGCGTGATAGCCGCGAGGTAGGTTTCATCGGGTGAGGGACTGAAGCTTACGCCCTGATAGGCGATGCGCAGATTGCGCGCGCCGGCCCACGCGGCAAGGCGTTGCTCGAACAGCGAGCGAATGATTTTGTGGCTCATAGCTGATTGTTCCTGATGGCCTCCAGCACGATCTGCTGAAAGCGCGCGACGGTGATGCGCACCATGCCGCCCGGCGCCTGGGTTGAGTGGCCGTATTCCAGCGGAATGGCATAGGGCAGTGAGTTGGTGATGTAGGCCGTCTCTCCCGCTTTGAACTCGAGCGCGCCATTCACGATGCGCGCCGAAGCGTTGCGCCCGCTCGGGTCGACGTCATCAGTCGTGGTGTTGTCCGGGCTGCCGATGCTGAACATCCAGTTGCCACGAAAACGCCCGCCGACGTAGCCCCGGCCGGCGACCAATCCGTTCACGTTGAAGTTCTGCACCCTCTCCGCCTTGGTGAGCGGCTTGGCGTACTTGACGCCTCTGCGGAGCTTGCCGGACCTGGTGAAGTTGCTGTCGTCCAGATTGATGACGGTGTTGCGCACCGCCACTTTGAAGTCGTAGTCATCGGCGGCGCGCGTGTTCTGTTCGCGGTGCGCGACGTTGGCGGCCCAGATCTCCGGGTTACCAACCGGGGACATGCGGATGACGCTGTTGCCGACTTCGATGATGATCTCGCGCAGGCTGGCGTTGATGGCCTCATTGGCCTGCTGAGCGAACCGGGCGAGGCTCAAGGCAAAGCTACCGGACCGCCCACTACCTGCGCCGCTCACGAGCGCACCTGCAGTTCATACAACAGAGGCGTGCCGGCCGGGTTGATCTCTTTCAGCGGGGGGATGATCGACCAGGTCTTGCCCTGAATGATCGCTTTGCTGAGGAGCGTTGGCGGCGCATTGAGGCCGCTCGCGGCGATTTTCAGCTTTTTGTCGCCGGCGGTGATGAGATTGTTGGTCTGGAATTCCTGACCGGTGAAATCGAGCAGGATGCCGTGGGCGGCGCGCTCGATGATCTTGTCTGGGCCGGTACTACCAGTGGCGGGGTCGTACTCGCCTTTGATGGTGTCGCGGAGGGTGACTGGCTGACCGAACTCGGTGATGAGGTCGAGAGCCATCAAGGCCATCTCGTCGTAGAAGGCCATGGGGGCTCCATATGTAAAAAGCCCAGCGCGGGGGCTGGGCTCTCTTAAGTGCGGGCAGTTAACCGAACGATAAGTTGAGCTTTTTCACGCCGGGACTGAATGCGTCAAGGATGTCGACCTTTGTGCTGCTGGGCATAAGCATCCACTGAGGCTTGCCGAATGTCTGAGGGTAGCCAATACCCTCGTCGTGCCATCGACACGCAATACTCGTGCCCTCAATACCGTCCCATTTCCCGACAGCTATAGCAAAGCTACCGTCCGTCGTTGAAAATAATGTCCTTGAGCTTGAACTTCGAAGTGCTTTCGATCATGAGCATAACGCCTTGAGTTATCTGAGGGATGCTTCGGAATTTCAGCAGCAAGCTGCGCTGCCCTACTTGTTTCCGGAAGCGATGCCAGAATCACCCGCGGCTGACGCCCGGTCAATCGCGGATTGGAATCAAACCCTTACAGCAAACAGCCCGCGCCTAAGCAGGTAGTCCGCAAACTGCGTGGCACTGGGCCGATCCGGCGCAGCGGGCAACAGTCGGTTACTGGTGCTGCTGGTGGTTGCGTACTCACGCTCGACAGCGCCATCCACCTTCTCCTTAGTCACTGCGCCTTTTCGCTGCTCGATTGGGTCGATATCGTCAGCGTGGATCTCTGCAGCCAGTGCCATCTGGCCGCACTTAATCCGGGCTGAGATGTGGTTGTCGGGTTTGATCTCCCGATCCAGCTCGACACCGCGCCGAGGCCAGGCCAGCGCCTGATCGCCCGACGTCTTACTACCCTTCCAGCCCATGCCCTCCATCACCAAAGCGGCCCGGCGCAAAAGCGCCTCCTGTGCAGCCTCCTCCACCGGTAGTGTCACGCCAAACTTTCCAGCGTAGACAACCAGTTCAGCCACCGAGGCATAGCTCTCCGCGTCCGGCAAACCGGCGCCGTCTTCAATGATGAGCATCACTCCGCCTCAGTCAGCCGTTTTGCTTCCGCATGAGCTAAGTCCTGTGATTCAAACGGGGAGCCGAACGGCTTGCCATCGGCGTTCACCAGCCACTTGCCATCCGCTACCTCCGCGACCGTGAAAATGCGTTTAAGGGCTGGCTTATTCGCAGCTGCCTTTTTCGGCTTCGCCGTTTTCACGATGGCGACCTCGACATTCGCGGTCTTGTACGCTTCAGCCACCGCAGGCCAGTCGCCGATGACCGTCACCTTCGCGACACCGGCTTCTGGCCGTTCAAAGTATTCCGGATTGCGGTAGCGCTTGGCGGGGTCGAAGTTTGATTTTTGTGAGGTGTAAACGAGTTCCATGACGCGCTCCAATGCGGCTCGTCAGAGCCGCCTGTTGATGGCTTATTCGCCTTCGCCTGTTGCAGGGACGGACAGATCGATGAGGACGCCAGCCGTGACCTTGTCGCTGGTCGCGTACTTGCTCCAGTTGGCGCCGCTGCCGACTGACGCCAGATTCGGGTTCACCCCGCCGGTGGCGTCTTTCCAGCTGTAACCCAGCAGATCGAGGTTGAAGGTGCCTTCAGCGCGGAAGCCCATCGCCAGGTTTTCCTGATTGTCGATGTTGTACGAGCGGAAGCCAGGCGCCTGGGATTCGGTGATCTTGATCGCCCCAGCCTGCAAGCCAAAGATGGTTTCGGCCGGGATGGTGTCGGACACCAGAACGGGCTTGCCCATGGTCCCCGGCTGGCCGCCGTAGATGACCACGCCCGCCTCTTCGTACACCTTCTCGGTGATGGCCTGGTCGACCATGTCGAAGTAGGTCGCCGAGTCCATCGTCCACAGCGCGATGCGGCCGAAACGGTCACCGAATTTACGCATGCCTTTGGTGAGCGCTTTTTTGCCGTCCGTTGCGAAGCTGGCCGAGGCGACCATGTTGGGGTTTGAGCCGATGGCGGCTTTCAGCGCGGCCATGGCGTACTGGATGTAGCCTTCCAGCACCGCGTCGGCGTAGTCCTGGCCGACCAGCTCCGAGAACTCTTCCGGCGAACGAGCCCGGCGCTTGAATGCCTCTTCAGTGGTCTCGTAAGGGCCATATTTGAAAGGGACTTTCACGCCGACGACTTCGCCGGAACCAATCTTCTGGCTGGCGACCGCCGCAGTCGAGTTCACATCACGGTGCGCGATGGCGCCGCCGAGTTTGTAGAACGCGCGCTTGCGCAGATCGCCCTCGATCAGCTCATTGTCGAGCACCAGCGCTCCGTTGGAAGATGCGTTGAACACATCGATGACATCCTGAATGCGCTCCAGGTACGCGGTTTGAGCAAGGTCGTTGTAAACGATCATGTCCGTGTTGACGGTGGTCGCCATGGGTTACTCCCTATTTGGGCAATTTGAGGTAGGCGTCCTGCCCGTGCGCGGTGATGTATTCACGCTTGGCGACGGAGGACATTTCGGAACGTTTTAGCGCGGCCCCGCCGACGACTTTTGCACC encodes the following:
- a CDS encoding major capsid protein, with amino-acid sequence MATTVNTDMIVYNDLAQTAYLERIQDVIDVFNASSNGALVLDNELIEGDLRKRAFYKLGGAIAHRDVNSTAAVASQKIGSGEVVGVKVPFKYGPYETTEEAFKRRARSPEEFSELVGQDYADAVLEGYIQYAMAALKAAIGSNPNMVASASFATDGKKALTKGMRKFGDRFGRIALWTMDSATYFDMVDQAITEKVYEEAGVVIYGGQPGTMGKPVLVSDTIPAETIFGLQAGAIKITESQAPGFRSYNIDNQENLAMGFRAEGTFNLDLLGYSWKDATGGVNPNLASVGSGANWSKYATSDKVTAGVLIDLSVPATGEGE